The proteins below are encoded in one region of Lonchura striata isolate bLonStr1 chromosome 1, bLonStr1.mat, whole genome shotgun sequence:
- the ANXA13 gene encoding annexin A13 — protein MGSSHSQSYKLAEDIRKPAVGAAPLSADEPSTHKSHHHGFDAERDAKKIHSACKGAGTNEKKIIEVLSSRTSEQRQQIKQKYKDLYSKEMEEDLKGDLSGNFGKAVLALLDLPCEYEARELRKAMKGAGTDESLLIEILCTRNNKEIVNIKEAYKRMFDKDLESDVKSETSGSLRKILVMVLEAARDETQQVNAELAEQDASDLYKAGEGRWGTEELAFNVVLAKRSYSQLRATFQAYEKVCGKDIEESIKSETSGDLEKAYLTLVSCAKDCPGYFATLLHKSMKGAGTDEETLIRILVTRAESDLPAIKEKFQQMYKKPLAEAVRSDTSGDFRQLLLAILH, from the exons TCAACCCACAAGAGCCACCATCATGGCTTTGATGCAGAGAGAGATGCCAAGAAAATACACAGTGCCTGCAAAGGAGCAG GaaccaatgaaaaaaaaattattgaagtCTTATCAAGTAGAACATCAGAGCAGAGACAACAAATAAAACAGAAGTACAAGGATTTGTATAGCAAG GAGATGGAAGAAGACCTGAAAGGAGACCTGAGTGGGAATTTTGGAAAGGCTGTGTTGGCTTTGCTGGACTTGCCCTGCGAGTACGAGGCCCGAGAGCTTCGGAAGGCGATGAAGGGCGCTGGGACAGATGAGTCGCTGCTGATTGAGATTCTCTGCACACGGAACAATAAG gAAATTGTAAACATAAAGGAGGCCTACAAACGTA tgtTTGATAAGGATCTAGAGTCTGATGTTAAAAGTGAAACCAGTGGGTCCCTACGGAAGATATTAGTCATGGTGCTAGAG GCAGCCCGAGACGAGACCCAACAGGTCAATGCAGAGCTTGCTGAGCAAGACGCCTCAGATCTGTATAAA GCAGGAGAAGGCCGTTGGGGAACAGAGGAGCTGGCTTTCAATGTGGTTCTAGCAAAGAGAAGCTATAGCCAGCTGAGAGCTACATTTCAAGCCTATGAAAAG GTATGTGGGAAGGACATAGAAGAGTCCATTAAAAGTGAAACATCTGGAGATCTGGAGAAGGCTTATCTGACTCTAG TCAGTTGTGCCAAAGATTGCCCAGGTTACTTTGCCACACTTTTGCACAAGTCGATGAAAGGAGCTGGGACTGATGAAGAGACCTTGATTCGCATCCTTGTGACAAGGGCTGAG AGTGACCTGCCAGCAATAAAGGAGAAGTTCCAGCAAATGTACAAGAAGCCGTTAGCTGAAGCTGTCCGATCTGACACCTCTGGGGACTTCAGACAATTGCTGCTGGCAATTTTGCACTAA
- the KLHL38 gene encoding kelch-like protein 38: MEEGSTEDFVFKDQDFSSELLRQLNALRQSRMLTDVTLCSGGFEIPCHRNVLASSSPYFKAMFCNNFRESHQPKVILKGIDADILDQIILYVYTGEILISTENVLCLLETASMLQYTKLFEACSTYLQDKLTPDNCLSMIRLAKVLNCQSLNKKAKAMALKCFPVVASSEDLKDLCLMELIDYLGDDELCGEEEQVFEALTVWIRHDLQARQGYIQELFKKVRLQYVHPTFLFHFIANDSLVQSSPTCRSILESARRQMFSLYSTNTPDIKPMMHVPRRYSNQEFLIIIGGRKDSQQTMRDVLLYDDKTSQWLSLAKLPMRLYKASAVSLHSNIFVLGGMPVSNKKSLVSGNIYIYSLKLNQWRLVEHMLVPRYSHRSLAYKNYILSFGGIGENQEVLNSVERYDSVYNTCESMANMPVAVLHPAVAAKDQRVYLFGGEDIMQNPVRLIQVYHVSRNTWFRMETRVVKNVCAPAVVIGDQIIIVGGYTRRIIAYDTKGNKFVKCADMKDRRMHHGATVIKNKMYVTGGRCLTSDNVIKDLDSLDCYDPETDTWTPKGKLPHKLFDHGCLTLQCVPCSNLL; the protein is encoded by the exons ATGGAAGAGGGATCCACTGAAGACTTTGTCTTCAAAGACCAGGACTTCTCCTCTGAactgctgaggcagctgaatGCTCTGCGGCAGAGCAGGATGCTGACCGATGTTACCCTCTGCTCCGGGGGCTTTGAAATCCCCTGCCACCGAAATGTGCTGGCTTCCAGCAGTCCATACTTCAAGGCAATGTTCTGTAACAACTTCAGGGAGAGTCACCAGCCTAAAGTCATTCTAAAGGGCATCGATGCTGATATTTTGGATCAGATTATCCTTTATGTTTACACTGGGGAGATTCTAATATCCACTGAGAATGTCTTGTGCCTCTTGGAGACTGCATCCATGCTGCAGTACACTAAGCTCTTTGAGGCCTGCTCTACCTACCTGCAAGACAAGCTGACCCCTGACAACTGTCTGAGCATGATCAGACTGGCAAAAGTCTTGAACTGCCAAAGCTTGAATAAGAAAGCCAAGGCTATGgctttgaaatgttttcctgtGGTGGCCTCTTCCGAGGACCTGAAGGACCTCTGTCTCATGGAGCTCATCGATTACCTTGGGGATGATGAACTCTGTGGGGAAGAGGAGCAGGTCTTTGAGGCACTGACGGTCTGGATCCGGCATGACCTCCAGGCACGACAAGGCTACATCCAAGAGTTGTTCAAGAAGGTCCGACTTCAGTACGTCCATCCAACTTTCCTCTTCCATTTCATTGCTAATGACTCACTCGTTCAGTCCTCACCCACTTGCAGGAGCATCCTGGAGTCGGCCCGGAGACAGATGTTTTCTTTGTACAGCACCAACACGCCTGACATCAAACCCATGATGCATGTTCCTCGCAGGTACTCCAACCAAGAATTCCTCATCATCATTGGTGGCAGGAAGGACAGCCAGCAGACAATGAGGGATGTCCTGCTATATGATGACAAGACGAGCCAATGGCTGAGCCTGGCCAAACTTCCCATGCGCCTCTACAAAGCTTCTGCAGTGAGTTTACACAGCAATATTTTTGTGCTCGGAGGGATGCCTGTTAGCAATAAGAAAAGTCTGGTCAGTGGTAATATTTACATTTACTCCCTCAAACTCAATCAGTGGAGGTTGGTTGAGCACATGCTTGTTCCACGTTACTCCCACAGAAGCCTGgcatataaaaattatattttatcatTCGGTGGAATTGGTGAAAACCAGGAAGTCCTGAATTCTGTGGAAAGATATGATAGTGTCTACAACACCTGTGAGAGCATGGCAAACATGCCTGTTGCTGTCCTTCACCCTGCTGTTGCTGCCAAAGATCAGAGGGTTTACCTCTTTGGGGGAGAAGATATAATGCAAAACCCTGTTCGGCTTATCCAG GTTTACCATGTCTCCAGGAATACGTGGTTTCGCATGGAGACCAGAGTAGTAAAGAATGTCTGTGCACCAGCTGTTGTGATTGGAGACCAGATTATCATCGTAGGTG GGTACACCCGGAGAATAATTGCTTATGATACAAAAGGCAACAAGTTTGTTAAATGTGCAGACATGAAGGACAGACGAATGCATCATGGAGCCACTGTCATCAAGAACAAGATGTATGTTACAGGAGGACGATGTCTCACCTCAGACAATGTCATCAAGGACCTGGATTCCTTGGACTGCTATGATCCAGAGACTGACACATGGACACCAAAGGGAAAACTGCCGCACAAACTCTTTGACCATGGGTGCCTGACACTCCAGTGTGTCCCCTGTTCTAATCTTCTCTAA